AGTTATCTTTATCCAGATCTACAGTAGCTTTAAAAGTACCGTTCTTTAATTTTTTAAGCGGAGTCGTTTTAGCATTCCATTCATTAAAATTTCCTACAACAGATACTTTTTTAGCATCTTCCGCTAGTATAGAAAAAGTGACTTTGCAAACTGGTTTGCTTTTTAAATATTGTTTTGTAATAGCCATAATAATATATTTTTTGTGTTGTTGTATATTACAAATTTAAGAAACAATTTCTCAGACATTAGCTTTTAACCTATTAAACAGCAAAGAATTATTGATTTATTAATATCAATTCACAAAATTTTAAAGTTGATAAAAATTACTGTACATTAATTCTATTATCACCACGAAATATTTGTTATTTATTGATTTTCAGTTACTTCTAAATAAAAATAATTTCAAAGAATCAATCTCGTTAAGATTCTAAATATATCTTAAAGAATCACTAAAAAGCAGTAACTTTACCCTTATTTTCAAGTATTATGTTCGGTAAAAAGAAAAACATCCCACAAATAGATAAAGACCAATTAGAGCTTATTGAAAATGCTCAAAAGCGTGTCAAACAAAAAAAGCGATTATACATTCATTTTGTTGTGTTTTTAATAGGCGCAGTATTTTTAATAGTAACGAATACCCTTTTAGGAGTAGGTGAAAATTTCAAAATTCTAGGCTATGATTGGTTTTTATTTGCTATTTTATTTTGGCTATTCTTATTTGTCTATCACCTTTTCAATGTATTTATTACGCATAAATTTATGGGCAAAGCTTGGGAACAAGCTCAGCTTAACAAGCTAGTTTCTAAACAGCAGCTTGGTATTGAAAAATTGAAGCAAAACCTTCCTAAAGAAGTAAGTACTATTCAAAAAAATGCTGTTATTGATGCTCCAAAACAAACACTTACAATAATTGTAGCCACAGCCGAAAATGATGCCATAGGTAAACACAATAAATTAATTTGGCACATAAGTGATGATTTAAAACGATTTAAAAATCTTACAAGCGGACATCATATTATAATGGGGCGTAAAACGTTTGAAAGTTTTCCTAAGCCACTACCAAACAGAACACATATAGTCATTACAAGAAATCCCAATTACCAAGTTCCGGTTGGAGTTGTACTTGTGAATTCTTTAGAAGCTGCTATTAAAGCGTGTGCAACCGATCCACAACCTTACATCATTGGTGGTGGTGAAATTTATAAACAAGCCATTCTAGTTGCCGATAAAATAGAACTCACGCGCGTACACGAATCATTTCCAGCCGACACCTTTTTTCCTAAAGTTGACAGCTCCATTTGGAAAGAAACAAATTCAATTTTTCATAAAAAGGATGAGAAAAATGAATTCGATTTTACGTTTTTAACTTATGAAAGAAAATAGTTATTACATAATATAATTATAGATTTCAATAGATGTTAGTATTTAAGAGGCTGTAATAAATAGGTTTATAAACGTGTTTAAAAGCTTTTCATTAAATTTGAAGCATGTTAAAAGCATTAATCTATTTTTTTTTATCACTATCTATTACATCTTGTGCTTCAACAGGAAAATGGGCTAGCAAAGTTACAAAAAGTAACATAAGTTATAAAGTAACTGATTCTAATGAACCCATTAAAGATTTCACAGGTAATTATCTAACCGTTATTTACCTTGAAAATTTGATGTTTAATAAAATAGGCCAAAACAGCCATAAAGAAGATGTCGCTTGGTTACTTTCTCAAGCCTATCGGGTTATAGAACTCGATTATGCAAAAAACAAAAAAGCATCTCCTATAAATATAAATCAAGATATTATTGCTATCAATAATGCGATTGCTTCTGGTGAATTTTGTGGAATTAAAAACTGTTCCACATCCAAATCATATATTTTGTTTGAAGGCTATCGAATAGCTCGCAATGTACCTTATTTTGAAGACGACCCAGCCGTTTACAACACTCCAACCGAATACATTAAAGGAGATATGCTCCACATGGATATTATCTATCCTGCAAATGCTATAGTAAAAGTACCTACTGTCTTATCTTTTTCGTACAGCAATAGCTATGCAACTTACGATGCCAACAAAAAGGAGCTAACAGATGCTCATAAAGATTTCAGGATGTTTCTCCCTTACACCTTTGCCGGTTTTAACGATTCCTTTTTAGAAGGTGCTCCCGCACACGGTATGGCATGGGCAATTGCCGACCACCCAAAATACGCGGCTTGGGGAAGTGGCAAACCAAGTAATGGTAAAAATGACACCTACAAATCCTATCAAGTCAATCCCGATGCAGCTCAAAAAGTAAAATCTGCCATTCGAACATTACGCGCTAAAAGTGAAGAATTAGGTCTTTCAGGAAAAATAGGTATTTATGGCTTTTCACGTGGCGCTTCTGCAGGTTCTATGGCTATTGGAGATAAAACTGTTGCTGAATTTGAGAATACAGGTTTTAATATAGGAATTAATGATGATGTACAGGCTGCAGCATTAGGTCCAGGAGTTTTCGATTATACACAAATATACAACACCACTGATGATGGCGATTCAAATCTTGAAATCAGATGTCCTTGGGCTTGGGGACGTTTAAAAGATAATTACGAATTATGGCAAACTATGGGTGCTAGTTTTTTGGTAGAATCGTCCAAAACGGCTCCTACACTTTTCTTTTACAATACAAACGACGATGCCTATTACCACGACCAAATCACTCATTTTAAAGCAAAACTAGACTCACTTAACGTTCCTACTTCAATGTTAATAAATTATGGTATTGGTCATGCTGTTCCTCAAACTACTGAAGATTTAAATGAACTGTACAATTTCTTTAAAAAACACCTAAAACCTTCAACTGTTGAAGTCATTATAAAACCCAATGTTGTTTCTTTTATTGAAAATAAAGACAACATTTTAAATTATCAAATAACTGAAAAATCTTTAAATGGCGCATACAAACGATCGAATTATATCCACCCACTTTACACGTTAGATGGTGATATTCTAACAGAAGATTTCCCCGAAGACCATCCCCATCACAGAGGCATTTTTTGGGCTTGGCATCAATTATTCGTTGGAGACAAACGTATTGGTGATGGTTGGGAAATTCAAAACTTTAGTTGGGATGTAACTTCTGTTGAAGAACTTAAACAAAAAGACGCTTCTAAAGCAATTGAAGCTGAAGTGCTTTGGAAATCGAACCAATGGTTAGATGTTCATGGCAATGAAAAGCCACTGGTTAAAGAAACTACTACCATAAAAGTATATCCCAAAGAAAAAAATTACCGCCAAATTAATATCGAAATTTCTTTACTTGCCTTAGAAGAAAACATACGAATTGGAGGTTCTGAAGACGCAAAAGGTTATGGTGGATTTTCCCCAAGAATTAAACTAACAGATGATGTTATTTTTACAAGTTCGGAAGGACAAGTAACACCTACAAATTTGCCTCTAAAAGCAGATTCTTGGATGGATATTTCTGGAGCTATAGGTAAAGATGGAAAACAAGTTGGACTAACCATATTGTGTCATCCGAACAACCCCCAGCCTTCAAACCAATGGATATTACGTACTAAACGGAGTATGCAAAATGCCGTGTACCCCTACCCTGGAGCCATTCCTGTACCACTATCCACTATTCAACCTACAATTTTACGTTATTGTTTAATTGTCCACAATGGTAGTATTAACACCATAGATATACCTATCATTTATAAAGACTATATAAAACAATAATTTATTAAATAGCTTTCATTAGATATTGAATAAATCCAATAGTATTTTCACTAATTTTGCTCCATGATAAAAGAACTTCAGCTTCGTATTTCACTTAAAGAAGAAGAGCGTAGTGATATTTTGGTGCAAAAAGCGTCACATATCCTTGATATTGACAAACAAGATATAACAGGAATTAAAGTACTTCGTAAATCCATTGATGCTCGAAAACCAAAAATCATCTTCAATTATAAAGTTGCCGTTTATATTCGAGAAGTTTTACCTAAAACATCCGAATATCAATTTAATTATAAAAATGTTTCAAAAGCAAAATCCGTTCACATTATCGGATTTGGACCTGCAGGTATGTATGCTGCATTACGCTGTATTGAACTAGGTTTTAAACCCATTGTTTTAGAGCGTGGTAAAAATGTAAAAGACCGCCGCCGCGATTTAAAAGCCATCAATCAAGACCATTTTGTGAATGAAGATTCTAACTATTGCTTTGGTGAAGGCGGTGCTGGAACGTATTCTGACGGGAAATTATACACCCGAAGTTTAAAACGTGGCGATGTGCGTCGCATTTTTGAAAATTTAGTGTTTCATGGTGCTACCGACCAAATTTTGGTCGATGCGCACCCACATATTGGCACCAACAAACTACCCCAAGTCGTACAAAATATTCGCGAAACTATTTTAAATAATGGTGGTGAAATTCATTTTGAAACCCGCGTGACCGATTTCATTATAAAAAATAATAAAATACAGGCCATTCAATTAAATAATAACAACGAAATGCCTGCCAACCGTGTTATTTTAGCAACAGGACATTCAGCACGTGATATCTATTATTTACTTCATAAAAAAGAAATTGCTCTAGAAGCTAAATCGTTTGCAATGGGTGTTCGTGTCGAACATCCACAACATATTATAGATTCCATTCAATACCATTGCAGTGATGAACGCCATGAGTTATTACCAGCAGCCTCCTACAGTTTGGTGCAACAAGTAAACGAACGTGGTGTATATTCCTTTTGTATGTGCCCAGGTGGATTTATAGTTCCTGCTGCTACTGCTAATGGGGAAGTAGTGGTAAATGGCATGTCACCTTCGAAACGCAACAACTTATATGCTAATTCGGGTATTGTGGTTGAGATTGATGTACACAGAGATTTACCAAAATACGAACAATTCGGAGCCTTAAAAGGATTGGAATATCAAAAGAATTTAGAACGCATGGCTTTCACCGCTGGCGGAAGAAGTCAAGCAGCACCGGCACAACGTTTAACAGATTTTGTTGAAGGGCGATTGTCAGCTAATTTGAACCCTAGCTCCTACCAACCTGGTTTAAATTCAGCACCTTTACATTCCTTATTACCTAAATTAATAGGTAGCAGACTGCGAAAAGGCTTTGAAGCATTCGGACAAAAAATGAAAGGTTACTATACTTCCGAAGCCAATATTATAGGTGTAGAATCTAGAACTTCATCACCCGTTTGCATTCCAAGAAATGAAAACTTAGAGCATCCTCAAATTGAAGGCTTATTCCCTTGTGGTGAAGGTGGTGGATATGCCGGCGGCATTGTTTCCGCTGCTATGGATGGTGAACGTTGCGCTGAATCTGCTATAAAAAACCTATAATTATTTTATGACTGAAAAAGAAAAAATGTTGGCAGGCGAATTGTACCGTCCAACAGATCCAGAATTAACAGAGGCACGACACCGCGTCCGCTTATTATTTCATAAATTTAATAGTTTAAGTGAAGTCGATTTAGAAGAACGCCAAAAAATATTATATCAAATTTTTGAAAATGCTGGAGACAATTTATTTGTAGAACCGCCTTTTCATTGTGACTATGGAAGCAACATTAAAGCAGGAAAAAACCTGTTTATAAATTTCAACTGTTGTATTTTGGATGTTGCACAAGTAACCATTGGTGATAACTGTATGTTTGCTCCTCATGTTCAAATTTACACCGCCACACATCCACTAGAATTTAAAGCTCGAAACAGCGGTAAAGAACTGGCCAAACCAGTAACCATAGGAAATAATGTTTGGATTGGTGGAAACGCTACCATTTGTCCAGGTGTTACTTTAGGTAACAATGTGGTGGTTGCAGCTGGCGCTGTTGTTACTAAAAGTTTTCCTGATGACGTTGTTATTGGTGGTAATCCGGCTAAAATTATTAAAACCATAGATAATCGCTAAAATTATAATTCTTATTTTTGCAACACTTAAAAATTAACCAATTTATGAACGCATATATATTTCCCGGTCAGGGCGCTCAATTTACAGGAATGGGTTTAAACCTTTACGAAAACTCGCCTTTCGCTCAAGAATTATTTGAGAAAGCAAACGCTATTTTAGGTTTCAATATTACAGACATTATGTTTGAAGGAACTCCAGAAGCTTTAAAAGAAACGAAAGTAACACAACCTGCCATATTTTTACATTCGGTCATACTTGCTAAAACTTTAGGTGCTAGTTTTAAACCTGATATGGTTGCTGGTCACTCATTAGGGGAATTTTCCGCCTTAGTTGCTAACGGTGCTTTAACTTTTGAAGATGGTTTGAAATTAGTATCGCAACGTGCTTTAGCCATGCAAAAAGCTTGTGAATTACAACCAAGCACAATGGCTGCTGTTTTAGGTTTAGAAGATGCTATTGTAGAAAAGGTGTGTGCAGAAACTGAAGGGGTTGTTGTTGCTGCTAATTATAATTGTCCAGGACAATTAGTGATTTCTGGTGAAGTTGAAGCCATAAACAGAGCTTGTGAAGCCATGAAAGCCGCAGGTGCTAAACGTGCTTTAGTATTACCTGTTGGTGGTGCGTTTCACTCACCTTTAATGGAACCTGCACGTGAGGAACTAGCAGCTGCAATTGAAAACACGACTTTCAGCAAACCAAACTGCCCAATTTACCAGAATGTGACTGCCAATGCCGTTATTGATGAAGCCGCCATAAAAGCAAACTTAATTTCTCAATTAACAGCTCCTGTACGTTGGACACAATCCGTACAACAGATGATTACAGATGGTGCCACTTTATTTACTGAAGTAGGTCCTGGAAACGTTTTACAAGGTTTGGTCAAAAAAATAAATAGAGAAGCTCAAACGGCTTCAGCAAGTTCATAATGAAGTTTACAAAACGTAATATATATATAGTATTAGTAATTGTTATTACAATTGCTATCGACCAAATTTCTAAAATACTCGTTCGAACGAGTATTCAGCCACGTAATGAATTTCAACCTGGTGAACGCATCTCCGTTATTGGAGATATGTTCATTATGATGAATGTTGAAAATACAGGTGCTTTTTTAGGCATGGGTAGTGATTTAAACCCAACTCTTAGAATCATCTTGCTACTCATTTTACCCATTCTTGTTCTCGGGTTTGTTTTACGTCATATTTTAAAAGATACTTCTATTGATAAATGGTCGCTTTTTGCTTTTGCCAGCATTATTGGTGGTGGCATCGCCAATGTTTACGATCGTATTGTATATGGTTCTGTTACCGATTTCTTCTTTATTGATTTGGGCGGTGTATTTAGAACGGGTATTTTTAATATGGCAGACTTATCGGTAACCACAGGTATGATTATACTAGTATTTGTTAGTTTTGGAAAGAAAAAGAAAGACGAAGACATAGAACAGACGGCTTAAAAAATTCAATTATTAAAAACAAGCATATCTTATTGAAAACAAAAAGGCTGCAAAATTTAATTTGCAGCCTTTTTTGTTTATAGTTTCAAAGTTAATTACTTTTCGCCTCTTACTTTTTGTTCCCAATTCCATGCAGAACGCATCGCGTCATCCAACGATAATTTTGTTTTCCAACCCAATTCATTATTAGCCTTGGTAGTATCGGCATAAGCTGAAATAATATCACCTTCTCTTCTACCTACTATTTTATAATTTAATTTTTTACCAGACACTTTTTCAAAAGATTTCACAACTTCTAAAACCGTACTTCCTGTACCTGTTCCTAAATTAAAAGTCTCGTAATTGGCTTTATTTTTATTATTCAGTAATCGTCCAAGTGCTACTACATGTGCGTTCGCTAAATCGACCACATGAATATAATCGCGTATACAAGTTCCATCTGAAGTTGGATAATCATCTCCAAACACAGACAATTGCTCACGTAACCCAATACCTGTTTGCGTAATAAAAGGTACTAAATTTTGAGGCACTCCAATTGGCAACTCACCAATATTAACAGACTCATGCGCTCCTACTGGATTAAAATAACGCAATGCAATCGCTTTAAGACTTGGTGTTACTTTACAAGTATCGCTAATTATTTCTTCACCTATTTGCTTTGTGTTTCCGTAAGGTGACTCCGCTTGTTTTACAGGCGCATTTTCTGTAATAGGTAACTCGTCTGCTTGTCCATAAACGGTACATGACGAACTAAAAATAAAACTCGCTTCTGGCAGTTTTTTTAATTCTTTTAGAATGTAAACCAAAGTACTTATGTTGTTTTCATAATACAATAAAGGTTCTTTTACACTTTCGCCAACTGCCTTACTAGCTGCAAAATGAATCACTCCTTTTATATCGCTATGCTTAGCAAAAAAAGCTTCAACACCCGATCTATCTTTTAAATCTAATTTTTCAAAAAGTGGTTTTTTGCCACTAATAGAAGTAATGCCATCTAACACGCTTATGGATGAATTTGATAAATCGTCGATAATAACAACTTCGTAACCTTCCTTTTGTAATTCTACAACAGTGTGAGACCCTATAAAGCCTAAACCACCTGTAACTAATATTTTATCCATTTATAAAGTTTATAATTGTTGATGTAATAAATTCTATTTGTTCATCATCCAATTCGGTATGCATGGGTAATGAAATAACATTTTTAACTAATTGATTGGTAACAGGAAAATCGCCTTCATTATATCTTGAATCCTCATATGCTTTTTGCTTATGAAGTGGTATGGGATAATACACACCACAAGGAATTCCTTTTTCATTTAAGTGCTTTACCAACGCATCTCTATCAACATCTTTTACTTGTAATGTATATTGATGAAACACATGTGAATCCCCATCATCATTTCTATAAGGAATCATGATCTCTTTTATATTCTTAAAAGCGGCATCATATGCATTAGCTGCTTTTATTCTTTTTCTATTGTAAGTGTCTAAATTTTTGAGCTTGATATCTAAAACAGCTGCCTGCACACTATCTAAACGTGAATTAACACCAACAACATCGTGGTGGTAACGTTCGTACATGCCATGGTTTACAATACCTCGAATGGTATGTGCTAAATCATCATCATTTGTAAAAATAGCTCCACCGTCTCCATAACACCCTAAGTTTTTAGATGGGAAAAATGACGTTGATGCCACATGTCCCATAGTTCCTGCTTGTGCTTTTGTACCATTTTTAAAAGTATAAGTGGCTCCAATAGCTTGTGCATTGTCTTCTATTACGAATAAATTATGTGCTTTGGCAATCTCCATGATAGCCTCCATGTTCGCACATTGTCCAAATAAATGTACTGGTACAATCGCTTTTGTTTTTGGAGTAATGGCTTTTTTAATGGCTTCAATATTAATATTAAAATCATCTGGATTTACATCAACTAAAACGGGTGTTAATTGCAACAAGGCAATTACCTCAACGGTTGCAGCAAAGGTAAAATCAGCAGTTATAACCTCATCACCTGGTTTCAATCCTAATCCCATCATAGCAATTTGTAACGCATCCGTTCCATTAGCACATGGAATGACGTGTTTTACATCTAAATATTGCTCTAAATTCTTTTGAAATTGGTGAACTTTAGGACCATTAATATAGGCCGTTGTTTCTAAAACCTCTAGGATGGACGTGTTTACAAGGTCTTTAATCTCGTCATATTGACCTTTAAGGTCAACCATTTGAATTTTCTTCATCTAAAAAATGTCAACTTCTATGGTGTTGCAATAATAATAGTAACAAACTTCCATATTATGAGTTAATAAGCTACGAAATTACAAAATTAGTACACGGTAACCAATGAAATTATTTTAAAGAAATGTATTTTAGCCTTAAAGAAAAAAGAATTGAGTTTTATTTATAACATTGGTATCCATCTGGCTCATTTTGGTTTAAAATGCGTAGCGCCATTCAACAAAAAAATTAAAAGTGGTATTGTTGGAAGACAAGATACCTTTAATATACTGAAAAGCAATTTAAAACCAACAGACAAAACACTTTGGTTTCATTGTGCATCTTTGGGTGAATATGAACAAGGACTTCCTGTTTTCAAAGCACTTCGAGACCAATATAAATCACATAAAATTGTGCTTAGTTTTTTTTCACCATCGGGTTACGAAATTCGAAAAAACTCGCCTGTTGCAGATGTTGTAGTTTATTTACCATTAGACACGAAAACAAATGCAAATCAGTTTCTAGATTTAGTAAATCCCGAACTCACCGTTTTTGTGAAGTACGATATTTGGCCTAATTTCTTAAATGAAATAAGAGAAAGAAAGTTGAGAGCTATTTTAATTTCGGCTGCATTTAGAGAAAATCAAACATTTTTTAAATTTTATGGTAATCCATTAAGAAACGCTTTATTTGCTTTTGAACATATTTTTACCCAAAATGAAAATTCGAAAAGATTACTTGAATCTATAAATTACAATAAAGTTACTGTTTCGGGCGACACGCGTTTTGATCGTGTTTCCAGTCAGTTAGAAATAGATAACACTCTAGATTTTATTGAAACCTTCAAACAAGACAAACTTTGTGTGGTTGCTGGTAGTACTTGGCCTGAAGACGAAAGCTTACTTGTGAATTTTATTAATTCTGAAGCCTCAAAAGATGTGAAATTTATTATTGCTCCACATAATATTAAATCGGCCCAAATAAAAAATATTCAAGAAAAACTAACGGTTAAAAGCATTCTGTTTTCTGAAAAAGACAACGAACAACTTCAAACTGCACAAGTATTTATTATTGACACTATTGGTATTCTTTCGAAAATTTACAGCTATGCAAACATTGCTTATGTTGGAGGAGCTATAGGCACTACAGGTTTGCACAATACTTTAGAACCAGCGGTTTTTGGCATACCAATTATTATTGGGAACCAGCATTCAAAATTTCCTGAAGCGCAGGAAATGATAGATAATGCTGGCATGTTTTCTATTTCAAATCAGAACGAATTTAATGTTATTCTAGATGATTTAATTAAAAATAAACAAATGCGATTACAATCTGGTTCTCATAATTCAAATTACATTAAAAATAATCTAGGTGCTGTAACTAAAATATTGAGGTACTTAGAATTGTAGAAAAAACATTTCTATAATTCATTTTTTGAAACCAAATTCAATTTCCCGTTTTGTAAACCTTTACCAGACACCAACAGTTCTATATTTCCTGTTTCATTCGTAGATTGTATTATAACAACCAACTTACCACTAAACAATTTCATGGTTGGTTTGTGAAATATTTCCAATGAAGTTGCATCACCGTTACATGCTGCTCTATAGGTTCCTTTTCCTTTAACTTTGAATTTTAACTGATTTGTTGCATTTGGACAAGGAATACCATTTTTATCTACTACAGAAACCTCAACATAAGACAAATCCTTACCATTCGATTTAATCGTTTTTCTATCTGGATTTAATATGATTTTATAGGGTTTTCCAGCTGTATGTATTTCTTTTTCTGAAACGGGATGACCCTCATCATTAAAAGCCACAACTTTTAATGTTCCTGGTTCGTATCTCACATCCATCCACATCAATCGATACCTGTTTTGTGGGCTGGCATTGTTCTTTTTCTGAATCCCCATGCTTTTGCCGTTAACAAAAAGTTCTGCACTATTATAACTCGTATAAACAAAAACAGGCGTGACTTCACCTTCACGACCTTTCCAATTCCAATGCGGCAGGATATGCAAAGTTTCGTTTGTAGTGTTCCATCTACTTCTATATAAATAAAAACGATCTTTGGGCAGCCCTGCTAAATCTGAAATCCCAAAGTACGAACTACGTGATGGCCAACTTTTATCGTAAGGTGTTGGTTCTCCTAAATAATCAAAACCAGTCCAAACGAATTCACCAATTACCCACGGTTTATCATCTTGCAATACAAAATCTTCATCTGGTATGTTAGACCAACTGCAGGCTTCCAAATCATAGGATGAAGATTGAAAATCGTCATATTGTTTATTTTTTTCTTGAACCACAGGGAATTTATAAATACCTCTTGAACTTACTGTTGATGCCGTTTCTGAACCTAAAATAAATCCTTGTGGAAATTTTTCATAAGCATCTTCATACAAATGAACACGATAATTGAGTCCTGGCACATCTAATAACACCCCAAAACCGGATTCCATAGTCGCTTTAACTTGATCCATACCAACCGTAACAGGTCTTGTTGGATCTTCTCTGTGAAAAATATCTTGAAGCCATTTAGCACGTTTTACACCTTCACTTCCTCGCTGATCAGGCACTTCGTTCCCTGAACTCCACATAACTATAGAAGGATGATTTTTAGTAGCTTGTACTAAATTTATAATGTCTCTTTCGGCATAATCTTCAAAAAAACGATGATAT
The genomic region above belongs to Mariniflexile litorale and contains:
- a CDS encoding glycosyltransferase N-terminal domain-containing protein, whose product is MSFIYNIGIHLAHFGLKCVAPFNKKIKSGIVGRQDTFNILKSNLKPTDKTLWFHCASLGEYEQGLPVFKALRDQYKSHKIVLSFFSPSGYEIRKNSPVADVVVYLPLDTKTNANQFLDLVNPELTVFVKYDIWPNFLNEIRERKLRAILISAAFRENQTFFKFYGNPLRNALFAFEHIFTQNENSKRLLESINYNKVTVSGDTRFDRVSSQLEIDNTLDFIETFKQDKLCVVAGSTWPEDESLLVNFINSEASKDVKFIIAPHNIKSAQIKNIQEKLTVKSILFSEKDNEQLQTAQVFIIDTIGILSKIYSYANIAYVGGAIGTTGLHNTLEPAVFGIPIIIGNQHSKFPEAQEMIDNAGMFSISNQNEFNVILDDLIKNKQMRLQSGSHNSNYIKNNLGAVTKILRYLEL
- a CDS encoding glycoside hydrolase family 2 TIM barrel-domain containing protein, producing the protein MKKYKCLLLTFLIFSQVIFSQVRTVKELDANWKFQKGNSENAFEINFDDSKWESVNVPHDWAIYGPFDKEIDKQNVAIVQNGETVASEKTGRTGALPHIGTAWYRNEFTISESEVTKKVILLFEGAMSEPQIYLNGKKVGEWAYGYSYFYFDISEFLKTGDNTLAVKLTNKEYASRWYPGAGLYRKVSLIIKNEESINQWGTSITTPFINEDVAKVNVKTKVSVKNGFLETTIFDTDGKQVSYDKSLVKFENEFDQNIKVENPQLWSPETPYLYKAVTQLFVNNELKDEVSTRFGIRDIKYEAHKGFSLNGEVRKFKGVCLHHDLGPLGTAINTAALRRQLTILKDMGCNAIRSSHNMPSFEQLELCDEMGFMFLAESFDEWAKPKVKNGYHRFFEDYAERDIINLVQATKNHPSIVMWSSGNEVPDQRGSEGVKRAKWLQDIFHREDPTRPVTVGMDQVKATMESGFGVLLDVPGLNYRVHLYEDAYEKFPQGFILGSETASTVSSRGIYKFPVVQEKNKQYDDFQSSSYDLEACSWSNIPDEDFVLQDDKPWVIGEFVWTGFDYLGEPTPYDKSWPSRSSYFGISDLAGLPKDRFYLYRSRWNTTNETLHILPHWNWKGREGEVTPVFVYTSYNSAELFVNGKSMGIQKKNNASPQNRYRLMWMDVRYEPGTLKVVAFNDEGHPVSEKEIHTAGKPYKIILNPDRKTIKSNGKDLSYVEVSVVDKNGIPCPNATNQLKFKVKGKGTYRAACNGDATSLEIFHKPTMKLFSGKLVVIIQSTNETGNIELLVSGKGLQNGKLNLVSKNEL